GCTTTCGTCGTAGAAACTTGTAGGCTGCAGTAATAACTAAATTTAAGCATTAATCAGATTGTCAGAGAGATTTCATCCCAAATCGTGACCCGAAATCGCACTAAAATCCTCAATCGAAATAGCACTATAATAATCACAAGTTCAATGATTTCGTGCCTTTCATGATTCCAAATTTATGCGGTTGGGTCTTTGGGTGAGAGAAACAATAGATAGACTGGGTGACTTCGTGAAGATAAGTGGGTGATTTCACGAAGATAATGAGTGGATAAGGTCGGGCTATGGTGGTTTCagtagagagagaggaagacgGGAGGAGTAAGTCACACGCCTATTGATGGAATTGTGTGTGTTTATTTTGAAATCAAATCTGAGCCATTGATTTGATCTAATTGTTGAGAAGGGTGTCCTTATTTTGTGGACCAATACTTATAGGAAtaggaatatatatacatatatatataaattcttaaGTGCGAACATCCACAACTCAATAACTtacttattaatttttttctctctcttttgttgtTGTATATACTAAAAAAAAGCCCATTTGCTGTTCTTACACACAACTAAAATGATACTACCAGTTCTACCCTTAGCTTCCAAGTCGACTGTAAATTAGAAGTGAACAtgaattcattcattcattcgaGCTAGACTAGCCTGCAAAGAAATAttagttcttgaaagtctttgTATGCTAAATAAAATATGGTGGCATTTGAAGTTCACGCCcctttaaatttttaaatataatgaaatcatatttttaatttattttctcataaataaaatttcaaaacgttttatttttcaaaatactTGTGGTGGACCTATATGAAGAAAAGTGATCAAATCATTTGTATCATCACGTGGTTGCATTGTTGGATCATTAATTATTATTGTAAAGAGTCAAGACGTTGGCCACTTGTGTCGGCTAAAAATTTGTCCATACATATGGACGAAGAAAGGACTACTCCTTTAATATCCGTTTCAATCTAATCTAATAATTATTCACTTAATTTCAGTAAGCAAGCTAGTCACAAACCAAAACGTCACATTAATTTTCATCCAAAATTGATGTAAAGGATATAACCATATTGAAGAAGATTGGTATGGgaatcatacaaaaaaaaaaaacctccaacACAAAATATCCTGAAAATTTataaaggaaataaaaacatttttttgtcgGCATCAAATTTCAACACCTTCAATCATGATGATTTTGTTTTAGTTAAACCTGATTtacccaaataaaaaatatttatacaatCAATCAATCGCAGGTAATGAATGAGAAATGGACCATTTTTGAATCAATCTCTAGAAAAAGGTtgcataattgaaaaaaaaaaagagtgactTTTGAATCAAATCTCTAGGTAAGGTTGCATACTGAAAAAGTGTTGCACAGTTGCAGATAATAATTGGGATAGGCGGCTGGAattcttaaaatttttgaaatctaaaCCATAAATCTAATCCTACAGTTACAAATTAAGACAGCTCAGCATGCCAAAAGTCAGAAAAATTCCAACAATCATGTTTTTTTAGCTTGTTTTGTTGTCAAAATTGTTTTAGCAGTTGTCATTGCTTGCATAATGAAGGAAGGTTGATCATAATACTGCCGATGCGACACCATAAATAAATGTTTTTCACTCATCAACATGATAAATTTCATCAAAACCCAATATATAGTTATAAGTACAGTACTCCAAGTCGAGTTTCTTATTTGAATTCATGAATCATTCTTTCAATATGAAggttaatataaatataaagataaatttAAATTATGTTGTGACACTAAAAGAGTGAAATAGAGCTCCCTCCTTTTCTGAATTAATCAATTCgtcaaaacaacaaataaataatttcgATTACGATTATAAGCATAAGTACAATAACTTCCCTGTTCTTTTTCTATCAAAATTAATTATCCAAATTCAATAGTGAGGTTTACCAATAGGCCCCTCGCATATAGATAACATATCATTAGTTTCACTGCTTAAATGAATAAACCAATAGGTCCCTCGCTTTTTGTTGGACAAAATTGTCTTTATATATAACATAACTCTTAAGTCTTTCTCCATTATCTATCTTTTCTCTCTCGAAACTCAAGTATATCTCTTCTTTATCGCCCTTACCCcccatcttctctctctacctcgaggctttctctctcctttcctCTCCAAGATTCgactctctcactctctcttttatttCGAATCACGAATACCTACCAACAAAAGCTATGACCTACCAAGGTTTATTGTGGGATCAATGATTTAACAAAGCATGGGTACGGCAGGTGGAGATAATcggggttttttttcttcttcccaaaATAACactattaataatattatatatcaGTATAACACTGGATTGTAATTTATTGTCAATATATCACTTCACAGTTCGTGTCAAGGACAATGGTGTGATTAGTGGTACGTTTTCATAATCACGTCATTTGCAACCCAATTATACTGGTATATAATTCTGAAAATAGTGcaatttaagtaaaaaaaaaaaaaaaaagaactcgaGTGACAACGCAACAATActagcaattgcaatggtgccATTCTCATAGGGGCTATTCGAATTATTAGAAAATATGTTTTGGTGACATCGGAAGGGATATAAAAACTACACAATAGTGCATTTTTGCTTGTTTGGATTGCCAAGCATTTTGGAGTCAATatcaactaattaattatttgtcTTCAAAAGGTGGGGTCTTTGTGTTCAAAAAACAAGATAACATGATGGGTCAACCAAAGTCCATGCTCTCAAACGTAGATAAATCTAGATTGGGCAGTAGCTAACGCTCGACAGATGCTCAATTGGTGTTCAACAGCTACTCGACAGGATTCACAACAATCTTGGTTGGATCATCCAATCGGGTCACTgcgcacaaaaacatgatccATACTTAAATCCCAACAGTAAtaaaatgaggtcctaacttttagggttcaaaaatcttttaaaaattttgaaaaaaaaatatttgtcttttgatcggttttatgaACTCAAggacatattttttgttagaaataaaaatcaaattcaactttgaacttaatttcAGTAAGCAAGCACTAACAAACCAAAACCTTTTGTTTGCATGAAATTTCAACAACCTTCAATCATGTTGATTGTCTTTTTGTTAAACCTGATTTagccaaataaaaaatatttatacaatCAATCTAATCTCTAGAAAAggtattataattattaatgttAAATCATAGATAGCGATCATTTTAGAATCAAATCTCTAGAAAAATATTTGCATATTGAAAAGGGAGTGTCATGCCGCTGTAAAATCATTATGATGactctactttttttttaattttaaaaaattatatttatattttagttAATTTTACCAatctaataatattattttttgtttaaataaaaatcaaattcaacgtgaaaaaatatatgtattgtGTTTGACTTTATATCTTATAGGCCAGAATTTTCATGCAGTTTTCATGTTGAACATATTTGCAGGTTTTGTATACTGGGCGATATGTCTGGACAGATATTGGTATGTGACTTCTGTCTACCAATTGGGCTTCGAACTGTCCTGACGGCTGAACTCATCCACACAGACATTCCATAAATCAAAGCTTTCGTCGTAGAAACCTACAGGCTGCAGCAATAACTAAATCCAAGCATTAATCAGATTGTCAGAGAGATTTCATCCCAAATCGTGGCCCGAAATCACACCAGAATCCTAAATCGAAATAGCACCATAATAATCACAGGTTCAATGATGTGCCTTTCGTGATTCCAAATCTATACGGCTGGGTCTTCGGGTGAGAGAAGCAATAGATAGACTGGGTGACTTCATGAAGATAAGTGGGTGATTTCACAAAATAATGAGTGGAGAAGGTCTGGCTATGGTGGTTTCGGCAGAGAGAGAGGAAGGCGGAAGAAGTAAGTCACACGCTTATTGATGCAAATCAGATCTAAGCCATTGATTTGATCTAATTGTTCAAAGGTTGTCCTTATTTTGTGAACAAATACTtataggaatatatatatatatatatatatatatatatatttatatataaattgtcAAGTGCTAACATTCACAACTTAATAACATACGcattaatttccttatttttttttctctcttttgttgttgtatatactaaaaaaaaaacccatttgcTGTGCTTACACAGAGTACTACCAGTCCTACCCTTAGCTTCCAAGTCGACTATAAATTAGAAGTGAACAtgaattcattcattcattcgaGCTAGACTAGCCTGCAAAGAAATATTAGTTCTTGAAAGTTTTTGTTTGCTAAATAAAATATGGTGGCATTTGAAGTTCACGCCACTTTACCAGAAATCATCAAACCATCTTCACCAACACCCAATCACCTTAGATCCTTCAAACTCTCTGCTCTCGACCAGCTAGTGGACGGCACAACATATTCCCCAGTATGGTACTTTTACACCTCCTCAAAAGATGATCACCATATGTCAATGTCTATGGAGGGCCACTTGGTCACCCTCAAAAATTCGTTATCAAGAACCCTAACTCGCTTTTACCCTCTGGCGGGGAGGATCAATAGTGATTGTACCACCATTGATTGTAATGATGAAGGAGCTCTATTTAGACAAGCCAAAGTAAGTTGTGAtatggatgattttcttgaacaGGTCTCTTTGGAATTTGAGTTATTATACAAGTTGCTTCCGTGCCAACTTCCGTGTCCAGAGGGCGTGGAAAAGGTGGCGCAAGTAGCCATCCAAGCCAACGTATTTGCATGCGGTGGTATTGCTTTAGGGATGTGTCTCTTGTACAAAATCCTGGATGGAACCTCCGTTACTGCTTTCATCAAAGCATGGGCGGAGATTGCTCGTACAGACGTTTATGATTTTGGAGGTCAAGAACAAGTGTCTGGTTGTTCTTCATTGTTCCCGCCAAATGAAAGTTTGTCGACTCCTTTAGCGGACTTGCAAGTACTCGAGGCAGCAAGAGATGGTGAAGCCAAAAGACATAGTAGCATAAAAAGGTTTGTCTTTGATGCAAGTTCCTTATCCTCTCTCAAGCACAAGGCAAGGAGTAAAAATGTCCCGAACCCATCTCGTGTCGAAGTAATCTGTGCACTTTTCTGGAAATGCCTGGCCATTAGTACTTCTTCCACATCTGTGTTTATCAATTTTGTTAATCTACGGGCAAGGTTAGATCCTCCATTACCCGCTCTCTCTCTGGGAAATATTTATTGGCTTGCAGTTGCGATTGATGATCAAATTACAAATGGGAGTGTTAAAAGTGATGAGAACAAGAAGCAACTACCTTACTTTGTCCATCTTCTGAGGAAATCCTTCAAGACAATTGATTCCATGTACCTGAAGAATTTCCAAGGTGAACAAGGGTTTGAGCGAATTTGTAAATTCCAGGAAGATGCAAAAGAAATGTATTCCAAGAAAGGACTCATTCTCGAGGCTTCTGCTTTAAATTTAATGGGGTGGTATGATGCAGATTTTGGATGGGGAGCCCCTTCGTGGGTGACTTGCGCACCATCTTATAGAAATGAAATAATTCTCATGCAAACCAAATCTGGCGACGGCATTGAAGCATCGATGATGTTGGATGACCATCAATTGGCAATATTAGAACATGATCCTGACTTCCGAGCACACACCAGGCGAGGCCATGCCGTTGAACCTGTTAAGAGGCGATTAATTTCTAATTTGTGAACAAGTGGAGCTATTCACTATCTGTTGTATTTCTATTTGTCTTATTTTGAaagttgtttttgtgtgtgtttctgCCTGGATATgcattttgaatttcaatttcgGTTTGTAACAGCTTTCCTTTTTAACGAGTGGATATTCTTTTATGGTGCATAAATCAGCGAAGTTTGGTTTTTCTATTCCAATTTCACTCGCTCCTAAATTTATTATGCACTATACAGACTCGATCCCGATCTCTTATTAGAACATATATTTAAGAATATAACTTTGGTGGCAAGTTGACTTGGACGTCATAGATCTAAGACTAGAAGAACAAATGCATGCAACTTTGCATGCATGGATCTGCGCTATGTCGAAGTGATAATTAACTATTATTGATTCTGGTACACCTTCGGTGACGTTGGGTCGAAGCAAataattttgggaaaattaaGCATAAGTCCATCAttggaaagttttgttccaacaatgacactcttaaaagttttattccataaagttcatatagtttgaactaatattcaaagaaagacaaaaagtcaaaatagatggttttattgtctaaaataccattATCTttatcctcaaacatgacacatgcctcctgcacatgattcatcttggaccTCCATCGGAAGCTTTGTCTTCGCTGCCGGAAGCTTCGCCTTCGCCCCTCGTGGCTTAtttgagagttctatgacattttttagtgatttttcaaccatatttttgttgtgttcgaactagatctactcatactcaccacgagacttgtagatcttgttgttttcctttgatttGTCATCACTTCATTATTTTCGACaatttctgtggtgattttcgtggttttttggttctgatgtgaGATATGCATTGCCGgtgatatgttatttgtttcgattaattttttgtttgtcataatgttatctgttttgttaaaatgttatctattcttaatgaaacgttatctttccttaatgaaatgttatctgtttgaaattccaaaatGACCAAAATTGATAACATATtagaacaaatataatatctgcatattcagattcgatttcagaagaatattgacagataagaacatatataatattgacagatacaaaacagatataatatcatatacaaaacagatataatatctgcagagtCAGATCCGATtttagatggaaaaaaaaagttcgaaaaagtaataaaacctcaaaggtgatgcgccttgatctgtggagttgattggaggtgttgatggtcacCGGCGTTGGCCATATTGGCCaaatctagctctttttcaaacggtggCCGTGATTTCACGAAGTTTTTTCTAtaactcaagtgattttctactgtTGGTGATGACTGCGTTTTGATtgggctgacctagagcttcattttgttAGTTCGTTTGTCGAGAATGATGGCCGGATGGTCAACTTCGATATGGTGGTGCAAGgaagaaggaggaagaagaagaaagagagagggtgTTTCGGTAAGTTGCTAgcctttgtccttttttctaaagtttttttttagattgtccttgttgaaatacaacttttaagttttgtctTTATGGATAAAAACCCCATAATTTTTTGCATTAGATTAAATCGACCCCTCATTTTTATGGGTCCCACAAAATCCCTTAGATTAGATTTAAACTGatataaaaaagggaaaaagtatTCTCATTCCCCTAATAAAGGCATGAGTGAAGGCCAAGAAcatacaacaatcttctccaacctCTGGTTTATTTTTCAATGAAGGGTAGCTTATTCTGAATTTGAAACAAGAAAGAATGGTGAGAGGAGTGATTGCTGATCTTAGTGTTAGAGATTGATTCTCATTTGTCCTATTATCTTTTGTGTTTATCAATTCCATAGTGATTATTGGGTTGATTTGCATCATCCCTGCTTACATGCTGGCTCCATCCTTGCGGATTTCTAATCTTGGGAATAAGTATCACCTGCTATTTTATGTACTGAATTGATAAAAATCATACCAATCTACTAGACACCACATGGAGACCAAACTGAGAAAGCCAAGGTCGAGGCTATGTTGCCAAATCCTGAAGAGTTAGTATAATGAATGCAGACATCATGCATTTAACAATGAATGTTGAGGCAACCTCTACGCGAGTCGGGTTGGGCAAAATTGAGCTTGCTGCTTTGGCTTTGAGATTGCTCAAGACTGATccatcaaacacaaacctcTTTGTAACAGACATGTTATTTTTAAACAAGACACTTGCCAAAGCTGAAGTGGTTAGATCTTCTGGGAATGAATGGTTTTGGGGGAATATTGATGAGGCACGAAAATCTGGAGCCAGAGCTTCCTCAATCGAATCTCGAGCGATAGTAGCCCAAGttttcatgaacgcacaaaGAGCAGTTCCATCAAAAATCTTTTGCGAAGCCACAACACCAATTGCAATGCCACCACAAGAAAACATAGTTTCTTGAATCATTAGAACATGATCTCCACGAGTTATTTCTCCGTAAGTAATCTCGTCTGGCAAAAATTTGGGGAATGCTGAGATAGTGGGCTGTTTGAGATAGTCACATaaatttcaattgattttggCATTATCAATTGCAAAGCTATGAGCTACATCATCAATCTGAACCTAATTTAGTCTATATACACATGTTGTTATGTAATGGggaaaaattgagagaaagagagagagagagaggaggggagGGAACGATAGGTGTGAGCATTAGAATAAtcttcttattttatttgtaaTCTCACTTTCCCCGCAGCTTCTGTTAAAGTAAGCGGAACTTGGCAGAACTCTTGCTAGAGCTTTGTCTTCATGGTGCAGACCAGAGGGCAGAAGACTTGGCTCTGGACTTCCGGGACAAATGGGACAAATAATAACCATTGTTGTGTATTTTGTTTCTGTGAACTCTTGGCCCAATGCGTGTCATTCTTGTTTGGGCTGGCCTTTAAGTTTCCTTGTTAATCAATTTGTTATTTTGTGGGCCGGGTTGCGTTTGCGTTGTTTTGGCTCATGTCCTTTATCTGCCCTAGGGCTGTATTGAGGAAGCATAGAATGAAATAGAAAAGACGAAAGTCTCTCTCCCAAATTTGTTGTTCTTGCGAACACGAATCTGGATGCCTGTAATCCTAGGTATTCTTGGACTAAACAGGTTAGAGAAGACAGTCACTCTGGTTTTCATATCTATTTGATGTTGTATGTCACGTAGATGTGGCAAACCCTCCGGCAATTCATCCGGAAAGACATCACAAAATTCAACAATCATTGGGGCAGCCAAAATTGGTACAGTACAGAAGACTCAACTGCTTTCCCAATCTGTATATAAACCGCGCCTGATTCTAGCAATTCTTCCTCAAAACGTGCCAATGACAATAAATTAGTAGTTTTCCCCAGTAGGCAACAATACAATCCTAACACCATCAAACTTGAAACTATAAGTGTTTGACCTTCCATCATGAGCTCAGCAAAAAAGGCCTGATTCCCAGTAGTTTTCCAACACTCAGATTGTCAGTGATCAACTTCTCCACAGCCAAAACATTTCATGCTATTACTTGTGGTTCTACTGGGCTGACCCACACTGGGAGTGCTTCGAGATCCAGTGGTGCCACTTGCTTCATTGTTAATGCTATTAGTCCCCGCACTGGAGAAACTACCCAAAATACTAGTTCGCGAGATTGTTTCTTAATTTGTTTGACTCGTTGGTATGTTGCCGAAACAGATACAGGGTCAAGTAAATTGACAGTATCTTGAATCATCACTCTCAAACCCCCAATATACTGCAAGACCAATTGATCCTCCGTTTCCTGAATATCATTTAAGGCCAGTAGTTGATACTGCAAGACCAACTTATCCTCAGACGGCAGAAGACTTGGCTTTGGACTTCCTGGACAAATGAGACAAATAATAACAATTATTGTGTATTTTGTTTCTGTGAACTCTTGGCCCAATGTGTGTCTTTTTTGTTTGGGCTGGCCTTTTAGTTTCCTTGTTAATCAGTTTGTTATTTTGTGGTGTGGGTTGGGTTTGTGTTGTTTTGGCTCGTGTCCTTATCTACCCTAGGGTTGTATGAAATGAAATAGAAAAGACGAAAGTCTCTCTCCCAAATTTGTTGTTCTTGCGAACACGAATCTGAATGCCTATAATCCTGGGTATTCTTGGACTAAACAGGTTATAGAAGACAATCACTCTGGTTTTCAAATCTATTTGATGTTGCACAAGGATATGCACAAGGAAGCCTAAACACTTGGCCTAAATTCTCTATCACTATTCTCTGCCTAAATACTCAACTCAAACACCATCATTTGCCGGTCTCCATCCACAATCACTCTTCTTTGATCCTCATTAACGAGCACTTGAGTGATGACACAATAACTCAAAAGGGtcaattccattattttcaaaaacaacggAATTACTTCATGAATGGATAAAACACTCTGGTTCAGAGTTTAAACCTCAATTCCAATATTTTAACCAGTCACAAATATGTTCTAATATCTAATTTCAATGGAATTGGACCTCAAAAAGGTCAATTCCATAATCTATActattattccattgttttcaaaaacaatggaatcacTTCATGAATGGATAAATCACACTTTTTTCAGAGTTGAAACTTCAACCCCATTGTtttaaacaattataaatatgttataatatcttattttaatgaaattagAAATCAAAAACGTCAATTCCATAATCTATACTgttattccattattttcaaaacaatgaaatttattcATGAATACATAAAACACAATGGTTCAGAGTTTAAAAGCTCAATTGCATTGTTTTATtccataattatttatttttttgataacacaatccataattcattgtttttaatccgaattcattgtttttgaaaataaggtccataatccattatttttagtccaaatttcattttttttaaaacacagtaCATAATCCATTATGTTTTAAAAGCACAGACTATGATATATTGTTTTTAATCCAGAATCAATTgtttttaatatagattccattgtttttagtccatattccattattttttgaagGTATAGTgcataatccattgttttttaatagtACAATTCAGAATCCATGATTTTTCTAAAGGACAATTCAAACTCCATTATTTTTAAAGTCcactgttttcaaaaacaatgacaaaaacaatagaattaagaatGACCAGGTAAAAACTATcgataatggatcttgttggaAGGAGTTTGATGTGCTAATTCCGAATATGTgacttttgttttctaaatcATCATATCCTATATATAAAACGGAAAGCATCAGAATGTTTCTCTGTCATTCTCGGATGACATGTAGGAAACTCAcacggtaaaaaaaaaaaggattaaaaaGTAAGGCGACTTTTGGCTTCTCCACGTTATCTTCTCCAGTAAGACTTCGCTTTCTCAAGGTTTCACAACTCCTCTTTGGTCCAGATTCATGTATATGATTTAAGGGAACGAGGAAATATGCCTCTTCTTCTTCACGGCCATTCACGATTGTTCCTATTCCAAGCCaggttcatcaaccttccaggCTTCCACCACTAAGACCCACAACTGTTCATATTCCAGGCCAAGTTCGTCTCTTTCTTGATTATACTGTTTAATTCATTGAACCCCTCTGGATGATTTCTTTCTGGGACAATTAAAATTGTTTAGATATAATCGCTTCTCATTCCCCAACAAGGATCATAATCGCTTCTCTCGCTCCTCTTCTTCACGCATAGAAACCCCACGACGGTTACTATTCAGTGCCAGGTATCATCAATCCTCTTCTTGCTGCCGTATTTTATCTGATGATGTGGTATTAAGTTTCATCTTTATCTGCCTGGGTTTGTTCGTACCTTCAGCACTTTCTTTCTATCATGCCCCTGTTTTCGTTCCCTCCTCGATAAGATCTTTGTGTTGAATGATTAAGGATGGTGTATGAAGGAATAAATTTAgtattttactctatttaagttgtttagtgtttttaatattttaatcatCCTCACAGTATTTTTTGTGATTTGTAACAATTTCCAGGTGATTCTTATCAAATTCATTTCCGATTTTTCTTTAGGATTCGATATGAACGGTCAGTGGGAAGCTGAAATGAACAATCCCATACAAAGTAAGTTTTTATATGTTGTTTCCTTTGATCTTCGGGTGCCATTAACATTAAcatgatttattttatattttgggAACCATGAATTCAGCATTCCTTTTTCTTGGAGCAGGCAATGCAATCTCTTTGCAGTAAATTGTTGCTATTGAAAGGACATTTTTTTGCAGTTAAAGAGCAGCTGGGATTTATTCTCCACTTCGATATGCATTTGCTCAGGTAAATTCTTATTTCTCATTCCATTCTCACTCCCCACATCATTGCCTTTTGTATCTTCCAATAGGATTTATCTAAATTGTTTGACAATGCTCTCTTTTCTACTGCTGTGCATGAATTTTTGGATTACTATTAAGCCTAAAATTCAAACCACCTCGACTCATATGTCCTTCGCCAATGAAGGACATAGTGATTCACGAAACGGCTTCCATTGTTACTTCTTGTAGGTAACCTTCTCTGTTTCTCACGGGTTATTGTGGGGTGGGTGGCTTACAAACGTTCCTCTCTCTTCAGTATTTATGTAAAGATAAGTCTCCACAAGATGCCTTGTGATTGATGAGGTATGAACACCACCTGTGCTTTCTTCATTCCTTGAAGCATGTGTgtttattcaatatatttcttCATGGAGTTTTCCATTTTACAAAATTTGTGGAGATA
This DNA window, taken from Tripterygium wilfordii isolate XIE 37 chromosome 20, ASM1340144v1, whole genome shotgun sequence, encodes the following:
- the LOC119986855 gene encoding stemmadenine O-acetyltransferase-like, with amino-acid sequence MVAFEVHATLPEIIKPSSPTPNHLRSFKLSALDQLVDGTTYSPVWYFYTSSKDDHHMSMSMEGHLVTLKNSLSRTLTRFYPLAGRINSDCTTIDCNDEGALFRQAKVSCDMDDFLEQVSLEFELLYKLLPCQLPCPEGVEKVAQVAIQANVFACGGIALGMCLLYKILDGTSVTAFIKAWAEIARTDVYDFGGQEQVSGCSSLFPPNESLSTPLADLQVLEAARDGEAKRHSSIKRFVFDASSLSSLKHKARSKNVPNPSRVEVICALFWKCLAISTSSTSVFINFVNLRARLDPPLPALSLGNIYWLAVAIDDQITNGSVKSDENKKQLPYFVHLLRKSFKTIDSMYLKNFQGEQGFERICKFQEDAKEMYSKKGLILEASALNLMGWYDADFGWGAPSWVTCAPSYRNEIILMQTKSGDGIEASMMLDDHQLAILEHDPDFRAHTRRGHAVEPVKRRLISNL